From one Mytilus edulis chromosome 1, xbMytEdul2.2, whole genome shotgun sequence genomic stretch:
- the LOC139481874 gene encoding sterile alpha motif domain-containing protein 15-like: protein MAAMQSAVEDLKDEKVPACLYWTVEQVSDWIEELGFPNYKECFLQNMINGRKLILIEASAFPNIGITDFEHIKMIAKSIRDLLEIEEPDWTRSISLPPRSDLGMYLEVKGNNGKNKDSLTFKNFCLNNNNAKWRPPLANHCLILPSY from the exons ATGGCTGCCATGCAGAGTGCCGTTGAGGATTTGAAAGATGAAAAAGTACCTGCGTGTTTATATTGGACTGTCGAGCAAGTATCAGACTGGATAGAAGAACTGGGCTTCCCAAATTATAAA gaatgttttctacaGAATATGATAAATGGAAGGAAATTAATACTTATTGAAGCATCAGCCTTTCCTAATATAGGCATTACTGATTTTGAACATATAAAG ATGATTGCCAAAAGTATAAGAGATTTATTAGAGATTGAAGAACCAGACTGGACACGTAGTATATCTCTACCTCCAAGAAGTGATTTAG GAATGTACCTTGAGGTTAAAGGAAACAATGGAAAAAATAAGGACTCACTGACATTTAAGAATTTTTGCCTGAACAATAACAATGCCAAATGGAGACCACCTTTAGCTAATCACTGCCTTATTCTCCCTAGCTATTAG